The Streptomyces sp. ICC1 DNA window TCGACCGCGAGCGGATCGGGCTCGGCGAGTGCGACCTCCTAGAGCCCGACGTCCACCGCCCCGCCGCCGTCCGCAGGGTCACGCGCGCCGGGTCGAGGCGGAGCCGCCCGCCGTCGAGGGGTTTGCCCGCCGGGGTCAGCCAGCCCGGGGCGGGCCGGATCAGGCGTCGACGGCCGCCGCGAGGGACCGGGGGCGCAGGTCGGTCCAGCTGGACTCGATGTACTCCAGGCAGGCGTCGCGGGTGGTCTCCCCGAGGGCGATCGTCCACCCTCCGGGCACACTGGTGAAGGAAGGCCACAGGGAGTGCTGGCCCTCGTCGTTCACCAGGACCAGGAAACGGCCGTCGGCATCGTCGAACGGGTTGGTGCTCATGCTTGGATTCCTCCAGGAGCCCGATGGGACCGGCGGGTACCGGCGGGCGCGCGACGCGCGGCCCGGCAGCGGGTGCCGTGCCCGCGGGGAAGGTCGATCGGGAATGAAGAGAGCCCAACACTTAGGTTAGGCTCGCCTAATTATAGACCCTAACGTTTCCCCTTCCCCCTCACAAGGAGGCACCGATGCGCGCACGTGAACGGGTCCGGGCCGAGGACGGCGCGGAGAGCCCCTTCGCCGCGTTCGACCTGCCCGGCACGCCCGGCACCGACGAGTTCTGGGCGGCCGCGGCTCCCGCGTCCGTGCCTTCCGGCGACGGCGGTTGGGTCACCCTGTTCCTGTGGCGCGGCACCCCGACGGTCATCGATTTCGAAAGCTGGTCGGATCCGGTGGCGCTGCTCCGGTGGCGCGACACGGACTGCTGGTACGCCGAGGTGCCCATG harbors:
- a CDS encoding MbtH family protein, giving the protein MSTNPFDDADGRFLVLVNDEGQHSLWPSFTSVPGGWTIALGETTRDACLEYIESSWTDLRPRSLAAAVDA